The following nucleotide sequence is from Pedobacter sp. PACM 27299.
GATCATTAATGATGGTGGGGACGAGTATGCTAAAGTAGGTATTGGACGCAGTACAGGTACAAAACTGATTTCGGCCTCTGGAAATCTGGTAAGGCCAGGTGTTTATGAGATTGAATTGGGACTTCCTGTAGAAGAATTTATCTATTCTGATGAATGGTGTGGTGGTATCGCCAATGGCAAAAGGTTAAAGGCAACTGTCGCCGGTGGATCTTCTGTTCCGGTACTTCCTGCTAACCTTTCCTTAAAACTTGCGAACGGGGAACCTCGTTTAATGAGTTATGAATCATTATCTGAAGGTGGCTTTGCTACGGGTACGATGATGGGTTCTGGTGGTTTCATCGCTTTTGATGAAGACCAGTGTATGGTTAGGAACACCTGGAATTTCTCCCGTTTTTATCACCATGAGAGTTGCGGACAATGTTCGCCTTGTCGTGAGGGTACTGGATGGATGGAAAAAGTGCTTCACCGCATTGAATATGGCCATGGTAAAATGAGCGATATTGATTTATTGGTGGATGTAGCTAAGAAAATTGAAGGGAATACAATTTGCCCATTAGGTGATGCGGCAGCATGGCCGGTAGCAAGTGCCATCAGACATTTCAGAGATGAATTTGAATGGCATGTGAAAAACCCTCAGTTATCCCTGGATACGAATTACGGATTGGCAAATTATGCTGAACCAATAGCTAAAGCAGTTAGTACAGAAAATTAACGATCAAACCAATGCCTGGAAAGGGTAATACCTGGAAAAGCAGCGCGATGATAAAGAATATCTTTAACAATGAGTGATAAAGTTAAGGTAACCATAGACGGAATAACCGTAGAAGTAGCACCAGGGACGACCATCCTAAATGCTGCGCGCCAAATCGGTGGGGATATTGTTCCTCCGGCGATGTGTTATTATTCCAAATTAGAAGGTAGCGGTGGAAAATGTAGAACCTGCATCGTAAAGGTGAGCAAGGGTTCTGAAAAAGATCCGCGTCCAATGCCGAAATTAGTGGCTTCATGCCGTACCACTGTAATGGATGGAATGGAAGTGATGAACATTACTTCCCCGGAAGTGATCGAAGCAAGGAGTGGTGTAGTGGAGATGTTGTTGATCAACCATCCATTAGATTGCCCGGTTTGCGATCAGGCTGGTGAATGTGACCTTCAGAACTTAGGTTATGAGCATGGTTTGCAAAAAACTAGATATGAGTTTGAAAGAAGAACTTTCGAACGCATTGATATCGGTGATAAAATTCAGTTACACATGAACAGGTGTATTTTGTGTTACCGTTGCGTATTTACAGCGGACCAGATTACCAATAAACGTGTTCATGGTATCTTAAACCGTGGAGATCATTCAGAAATTTCTACTTATATCCAAACGGCTGTCGACAATGATTTCTCCGGAAACGTGATCGATGTGTGTCCGGTGGGTGCATTAACAGACAAAACTTTCCGATTCAAAAACAGAGTTTGGTTTACAAAACCAATCGATGCACATAGAGATTGCCCTACCTGCAGCGGTAAAGTAACCCTATGGTATAAAGGAGAAGATGTTTTGCGCGTAACGGCAAGAAAAGATGTTTATGGTGAGGTGGAAGAGTTTATCTGTAACACTTGTCGCTTTGACAAGAAAAAGACTGCAGATTGGACAATTGAGCATCCTACACACATCCCAGATACCTCTGTAATTGCCTCAAATCACTACGAGACTTTAATACCT
It contains:
- the nuoF gene encoding NADH-quinone oxidoreductase subunit NuoF; the protein is MSRKLLLEHINVPGIHTLDVYRQKGGYRSVEKALKTLTPDEVVEEVKKSGLRGRGGAGFPTGMKWSFLAKPDGVARYLVCNADESEPGTFKDRYLMTHIPHALIEGMIVSSFALGAKTSFIYVRGEMMPQIRILERAIAEAKNAGFLGKNILGSGYDLELYVQPGGGAYICGEETALLESLEGKRGNPRIKPPFPAIAGLYGCPTVVNNVESIAAVVPIINDGGDEYAKVGIGRSTGTKLISASGNLVRPGVYEIELGLPVEEFIYSDEWCGGIANGKRLKATVAGGSSVPVLPANLSLKLANGEPRLMSYESLSEGGFATGTMMGSGGFIAFDEDQCMVRNTWNFSRFYHHESCGQCSPCREGTGWMEKVLHRIEYGHGKMSDIDLLVDVAKKIEGNTICPLGDAAAWPVASAIRHFRDEFEWHVKNPQLSLDTNYGLANYAEPIAKAVSTEN
- a CDS encoding 2Fe-2S iron-sulfur cluster-binding protein, producing the protein MSDKVKVTIDGITVEVAPGTTILNAARQIGGDIVPPAMCYYSKLEGSGGKCRTCIVKVSKGSEKDPRPMPKLVASCRTTVMDGMEVMNITSPEVIEARSGVVEMLLINHPLDCPVCDQAGECDLQNLGYEHGLQKTRYEFERRTFERIDIGDKIQLHMNRCILCYRCVFTADQITNKRVHGILNRGDHSEISTYIQTAVDNDFSGNVIDVCPVGALTDKTFRFKNRVWFTKPIDAHRDCPTCSGKVTLWYKGEDVLRVTARKDVYGEVEEFICNTCRFDKKKTADWTIEHPTHIPDTSVIASNHYETLIPLPVIQEDERLKEANRIELEKTTKF